In Neisseria dentiae, one DNA window encodes the following:
- the csm6 gene encoding CRISPR-associated ring nuclease Csm6: MAAKKRILVAVTGMSPQIVTETLYALHTQQQWLPQEVHVLTTQTGADNIAASLLGECGFFRRLCEEYELQDIAFDKDFIHVIRDENGQPLADIRSPQENNLAADQIVRFIHDLCADRQTELHVSIAGGRKSMGFYIGYALSLFGRRQDKLSHVLVEEAFEQHREFFYPPRQSVWLDTAKGRLDASQAQVMLADIPFVRMREGMPKLRLADNWSFSQAVELTQKGLGDFNLLIDCPSMSIVCGNMEPIKLVEREFSFYLAMAEFKREGVVLCRQRNSPDYQRLKERYWQHYCRFKKELQGSGPQAKRHQQEVYQNLDIDEIWKEVPTRIKKVLVRHLDDYAKYYLIASSGSRNCLSYQLVTDKNRIEIRYG, encoded by the coding sequence ATGGCCGCTAAAAAAAGAATCTTGGTGGCAGTTACCGGTATGTCGCCGCAGATTGTGACGGAAACGCTGTATGCGCTCCATACGCAGCAGCAATGGCTGCCGCAGGAAGTGCACGTGTTAACCACGCAAACCGGTGCCGATAATATCGCCGCCTCTCTCTTGGGAGAGTGCGGTTTTTTCCGGCGTTTGTGCGAAGAATATGAATTGCAGGATATTGCTTTCGATAAGGATTTTATCCATGTGATACGCGATGAGAACGGGCAGCCGCTGGCCGATATCCGTTCGCCGCAGGAAAACAATCTGGCGGCGGATCAGATTGTACGCTTTATTCATGATTTGTGTGCCGACAGGCAAACCGAATTGCATGTGTCGATTGCGGGCGGGCGCAAATCGATGGGGTTTTACATCGGTTACGCGTTGTCGCTCTTCGGCCGCCGGCAGGATAAATTGTCGCATGTGCTGGTGGAAGAGGCTTTCGAACAGCACCGCGAATTTTTTTATCCGCCGCGCCAAAGCGTGTGGCTGGATACGGCCAAAGGCCGTTTGGATGCCTCGCAGGCGCAGGTGATGTTGGCCGATATTCCTTTTGTTCGTATGCGCGAAGGAATGCCGAAACTGCGGCTGGCCGATAACTGGAGTTTTTCTCAGGCGGTGGAATTAACGCAAAAGGGTTTGGGTGATTTTAATTTGCTGATCGACTGTCCGAGCATGAGCATTGTTTGCGGCAATATGGAGCCGATCAAGCTGGTGGAACGCGAATTCAGTTTTTATTTGGCGATGGCCGAATTCAAACGGGAAGGCGTTGTGTTGTGCAGGCAGAGAAACAGCCCCGATTACCAACGTTTGAAAGAGCGTTATTGGCAGCATTACTGCCGGTTTAAAAAAGAGCTGCAAGGAAGCGGCCCTCAGGCAAAGCGCCATCAGCAAGAGGTTTATCAAAATTTGGATATCGATGAAATCTGGAAAGAAGTGCCGACGCGGATTAAAAAGGTGTTGGTGCGTCATTTGGACGATTATGCCAAGTATTATCTGATTGCCAGCTCGGGATCGAGAAACTGCTTGAGCTATCAACTGGTAACAGATAAAAACAGAATCGAAATCCGGTATGGTTAG
- a CDS encoding Card1-like endonuclease domain-containing protein translates to MKKFDVHVCLVSDQAVPNFLPVLDKDFRPQEVVLLVTEQMQAGADALADVMRKSCGVKVRQLAVADAYDMAQVGERVFALLCDMDKDQVALNVTGGTKLMAIAAFAMFKEAGYPSFYFTADSNEVLLLDNNERLLLQPPKIKIEDYLTLHGYPARHKLQKQLAHPEWLPFAEELVRAHGSLGPELGRLNFEISQTDKRALKCKVPAHNMQNLLDLLAKNDLARQQGDCLVFVDEEAKQYVAGGWFEDYVFQTAKSLPGVQDVALNVQIENAKEQVFQHNELDVLLLVDNVLHVLECKTANFAKHEDKAEEALYKLESLKKLGGLRTKAMLLSYRELTGKIRNRAMGAQIGVIEQKDLSGMKTLLEKWANGR, encoded by the coding sequence ATGAAAAAATTTGATGTGCATGTGTGTTTGGTTTCGGATCAGGCGGTGCCGAATTTTTTGCCGGTGCTGGATAAGGATTTCCGCCCGCAGGAAGTGGTGCTGCTGGTAACGGAGCAGATGCAGGCCGGAGCGGATGCTTTGGCTGATGTGATGCGCAAAAGTTGCGGGGTAAAGGTGCGGCAACTGGCGGTGGCTGATGCTTATGATATGGCGCAGGTGGGTGAACGGGTGTTTGCGTTGTTGTGCGATATGGATAAGGATCAGGTGGCGCTGAATGTAACCGGCGGCACCAAGCTGATGGCAATTGCGGCGTTTGCGATGTTTAAAGAGGCGGGCTATCCGTCGTTTTATTTCACGGCAGACAGCAATGAAGTGCTGCTGCTGGATAATAACGAGCGTTTGTTGCTGCAACCGCCTAAAATCAAAATCGAAGATTATTTGACGCTGCACGGCTATCCGGCGCGGCATAAGCTGCAAAAGCAGCTGGCGCATCCTGAGTGGCTGCCGTTTGCGGAAGAGTTGGTGCGTGCACATGGCAGCTTGGGACCGGAGTTGGGTCGGCTCAATTTTGAAATTTCACAAACGGATAAGCGGGCATTGAAATGTAAAGTGCCTGCGCACAATATGCAGAATTTGCTGGATTTATTGGCAAAAAACGATTTGGCGCGGCAGCAAGGCGATTGCTTGGTGTTCGTTGATGAAGAGGCCAAACAATATGTGGCGGGCGGCTGGTTTGAGGATTATGTGTTTCAGACGGCCAAATCTTTGCCGGGTGTGCAGGATGTGGCGCTGAACGTGCAGATTGAAAATGCCAAAGAGCAGGTGTTCCAACACAATGAATTGGATGTGCTGCTGCTGGTGGATAATGTGTTGCATGTGTTGGAGTGTAAAACAGCCAATTTTGCCAAGCATGAGGATAAAGCCGAGGAGGCGCTGTATAAGCTGGAATCGTTGAAAAAACTCGGCGGCCTGAGAACAAAAGCGATGCTGCTGTCGTATCGGGAATTGACCGGAAAAATCCGTAACCGGGCGATGGGGGCGCAAATCGGGGTTATCGAACAAAAGGATTTGAGCGGCATGAAAACACTGCTGGAGAAATGGGCGAATGGCCGCTAA
- the csx16 gene encoding CRISPR-associated protein Csx16 yields MIYFVSRHAGALEWILQQPQWRVDCFLCHLDPQDIQAGDVVLGTLPLHLAAEVCARGGIFYFLTLPQEEAGRGSEYSAEDMSAMGCTLRRFEVRAL; encoded by the coding sequence ATGATATATTTTGTTTCGCGCCATGCGGGGGCGTTAGAGTGGATTTTGCAGCAGCCGCAATGGCGGGTAGACTGCTTTTTGTGCCATTTGGATCCGCAGGATATTCAGGCGGGTGATGTGGTGCTGGGCACGCTGCCGCTGCATCTGGCGGCGGAGGTTTGCGCGCGCGGCGGTATTTTTTATTTTTTAACACTGCCGCAGGAAGAGGCAGGGCGCGGTTCGGAATATTCGGCTGAGGATATGTCGGCGATGGGCTGCACTTTGCGCCGTTTCGAGGTGCGGGCGTTGTAA
- the cas2 gene encoding CRISPR-associated endonuclease Cas2, with protein MMRWLIAYDIADTARLQRAYRILCNHALPLQNSVFLLAGSAEDYRQCLDELLPKLHSKQDDLRIYPLPGGGFSRSLGKDGMPEGVYLALPE; from the coding sequence ATGATGCGCTGGCTGATTGCTTATGATATTGCCGACACCGCCCGCTTGCAGCGGGCATACCGTATTTTGTGCAACCATGCGCTGCCTTTGCAGAACAGTGTGTTTTTGTTGGCGGGCAGCGCAGAGGATTACCGGCAATGCTTGGATGAGCTGCTGCCGAAGCTGCATTCGAAACAAGATGATTTGCGCATTTATCCGTTGCCGGGCGGCGGTTTTTCCCGTTCTCTGGGCAAGGACGGTATGCCGGAAGGGGTTTATCTGGCTTTGCCGGAATAA
- a CDS encoding CRISPR-associated endonuclease Cas1, translating to MNSLYHGIEHGRESLACDLVEPIRPLYDEWAVALFADGVLRAEDFSMRGGACEMGKAGRMRFYAAFETAAKSWRPQMRRLCMDLLSALGGELGDESGCFAESEMVAAEEDDALADCL from the coding sequence TTGAATTCACTATATCATGGTATCGAACACGGGCGGGAATCGTTGGCTTGCGATTTGGTGGAGCCGATACGCCCGCTTTACGACGAATGGGCGGTTGCTTTGTTTGCCGACGGGGTGCTGCGTGCGGAGGATTTTTCGATGCGCGGCGGTGCGTGCGAAATGGGTAAGGCCGGCAGAATGCGCTTTTATGCGGCTTTTGAAACGGCGGCAAAATCATGGCGGCCGCAAATGCGCCGTTTATGCATGGATTTGCTTTCGGCCTTGGGTGGTGAGCTGGGGGATGAAAGCGGATGTTTTGCCGAATCCGAAATGGTGGCGGCGGAGGAAGATGATGCGCTGGCTGATTGCTTATGA